In a single window of the Nocardiopsis composta genome:
- a CDS encoding MDR family MFS transporter — protein MTGRPEHTAAETGAEPRRGDRFVIPLLLSSAFVVILNETIMSVALPVLNRDLGIPVSTGQWLTSAFMLVMAVVIPVTGFLLQRFHVRQVFIAAMTLFSAGTLICFLAPGFAVLLLGRIVQAGGTAIMMPLLMTTVLNMVPADRRGRTMGNISIVMSVAPAVGPTLSGFILSVLDWRWMFGIVLPIAVLSLIIGTAFIRNVTEPRPAAVDVLSVVVSAFAFGGLVYGFSGLGGEGGGTAAVPPWAAIAVGAVALVLFIARQLRLQRDDRALLDLRVFRSGAFSLSIVLVAVSFMSLFGAIILLPVYIQNVLERDPLVTGLVVLPGGLVMGLIAPVVGRLFDRYGPRPLVSPGAALVALVLWGMTLLGPGTPLAYLVALHMLLSLGLGFMFTPLLTGALGSLRPELYSHGSAVVGTVQQLAAAAGTAMFVAVMSAVAASRIGAGAGEIAAQAGGIHVAFQLGAVIGTLAFAATLFVRRAPEQRPAPEGEEQPA, from the coding sequence GTGACCGGGCGACCCGAACACACAGCGGCCGAGACCGGAGCCGAACCGCGCCGCGGCGACAGGTTCGTGATCCCGCTGCTCCTCTCCTCGGCGTTCGTGGTGATCCTGAACGAGACGATCATGAGCGTGGCGCTGCCGGTGCTCAACCGGGACCTGGGCATCCCGGTCTCCACCGGGCAGTGGCTGACCTCGGCGTTCATGCTGGTGATGGCGGTCGTCATCCCGGTCACCGGCTTCCTGCTGCAGCGCTTCCACGTGCGCCAGGTGTTCATCGCCGCGATGACCCTGTTCAGCGCCGGCACCCTGATCTGCTTCCTCGCCCCGGGGTTCGCCGTCCTGCTGCTGGGCCGGATCGTCCAGGCCGGCGGCACCGCGATCATGATGCCGCTGCTCATGACCACGGTGCTGAACATGGTCCCGGCCGACCGGCGCGGCCGCACCATGGGCAACATCTCGATCGTGATGTCGGTGGCGCCCGCCGTCGGCCCGACGCTGTCCGGGTTCATCCTCAGCGTGCTGGACTGGCGCTGGATGTTCGGCATCGTGCTGCCCATCGCGGTGCTCAGCCTGATCATCGGCACCGCGTTCATCCGCAACGTCACCGAGCCGCGCCCGGCCGCGGTGGACGTGCTCTCCGTCGTCGTCTCGGCGTTCGCCTTCGGCGGCCTGGTCTACGGCTTCTCCGGGCTGGGCGGCGAGGGCGGCGGCACCGCCGCGGTGCCGCCGTGGGCGGCGATCGCGGTCGGCGCCGTCGCGCTGGTGCTGTTCATCGCCCGCCAGCTCCGGCTGCAGCGCGACGACCGCGCCCTGCTCGACCTGCGGGTGTTCCGGTCGGGGGCGTTCTCGCTGTCGATCGTGCTGGTCGCGGTCAGCTTCATGTCGCTGTTCGGCGCGATCATCCTGCTGCCCGTCTACATCCAGAACGTCCTGGAGCGCGACCCCCTGGTCACCGGGCTGGTCGTGCTGCCCGGCGGGCTGGTGATGGGCCTGATCGCCCCGGTGGTCGGCCGGCTCTTCGACCGGTACGGCCCGCGGCCGCTGGTCTCCCCGGGGGCGGCGCTGGTCGCCCTGGTGCTGTGGGGCATGACCCTGCTGGGTCCCGGCACCCCGCTGGCCTACCTGGTGGCCCTGCACATGCTGCTCAGCCTCGGCCTGGGCTTCATGTTCACCCCGCTGCTCACCGGGGCGCTCGGGTCGCTGCGCCCGGAGCTCTACTCGCACGGCAGCGCCGTCGTCGGCACCGTGCAGCAGCTCGCCGCGGCCGCGGGCACCGCGATGTTCGTCGCGGTGATGAGCGCGGTGGCCGCCAGCCGGATCGGTGCCGGGGCGGGGGAGATCGCCGCCCAGGCGGGCGGCATCCACGTGGCGTTCCAGCTCGGCGCGGTCATCGGCACCCTGGCCTTCGCCGCGACCCTCTTCGTCCGCCGCGCCCCGGAGCAGCGGCCGGCCCCGGAGGGCGAGGAGCAGCCGGCCTGA
- the acnA gene encoding aconitate hydratase AcnA, whose amino-acid sequence MSTNSFGSRDTLRVGDASYEIFRLDAVEGSKRLPYSLKVLLENLLRTEDGANVTAEHIRALGNWDPKAQPNQEIQFTPARVIMQDFTGVPCVVDLATMREAVKDLGGDPNKINPLAPAELVIDHSVVVDLFGRPDAFERNVEIEYQRNNERYKFLRWGQTAFDEFKVVPPGTGIVHQANIEHLARVTMDRNGQAYPDTCVGTDSHTTMQNGLGILGWGVGGIEAEAAMLGQPISMLIPRVVGFKLTGRLNPGTTATDLVLTITEMLREHGVVGKFVEFYGEGVASVPLANRATIGNMSPEFGSTAAIFPIDDETIRYMKLTGRSAEQTDLVEAYAKEQGLWHDPAHEPVYSEYLELDLADVVPSIAGPKRPQDRIALSAAKQTWRRDVHNYVTDAVEEASEESFPASDAPAQAANGRPHKAVKVTLADGTETEIDHGAVTIAAITSCTNTSNPSVMIGAALLAKKAVEKGLSRKPWVKTSLAPGSKVVTDYYERSGLTPYLDKLGFNLVGYGCTTCIGNSGPLPEEISKAVQDNDLAVTAVLSGNRNFEGRINPDVKMNYLASPPLVVAYALAGSMDVDITTEPLGNDQQGDPVYLSDIWPSPEEVQEVIDSAIASDMYERAYSDVFAGDERWRSLPTPTGNTFEWEADSTYVRKPPYFEGMATEPEPVTDITGARVLAKLGDSVTTDHISPAGAIKPGTPAAEYLKSHGVERKDFNSYGSRRGNHEVMIRGTFANIRLRNQIAPGTEGGYTRDFTQPDAPVTFIYDAAQNYAAQNTPLVVLGGKEYGSGSSRDWAAKGTRLLGVRAVITESYERIHRSNLIGMGVLPLQFPEGRSADSLGLTGEETFSITGVTELNEGRIPATVKVSTDTGVEFDAVVRIDTPGEADYYRNGGILQYVLRQLISE is encoded by the coding sequence GTGTCCACGAACAGCTTCGGCAGCCGTGACACGCTCCGCGTTGGCGACGCGTCGTACGAGATCTTCCGGCTGGACGCCGTCGAAGGCTCCAAGCGGCTCCCCTACAGCCTCAAGGTGCTGCTGGAGAACCTGCTGCGCACCGAGGACGGGGCGAACGTCACCGCCGAGCACATCCGCGCGCTCGGGAACTGGGACCCCAAGGCCCAGCCGAACCAGGAGATCCAGTTCACCCCGGCCCGGGTGATCATGCAGGACTTCACCGGCGTGCCGTGCGTCGTCGACCTGGCGACCATGCGCGAGGCCGTCAAGGACCTCGGCGGCGACCCGAACAAGATCAACCCGCTGGCCCCGGCCGAGCTGGTGATCGACCACTCCGTCGTCGTCGACCTCTTCGGCCGGCCCGACGCCTTCGAGCGCAACGTCGAGATCGAGTACCAGCGCAACAACGAGCGGTACAAGTTCCTGCGCTGGGGCCAGACCGCCTTCGACGAGTTCAAGGTCGTCCCGCCCGGCACCGGCATCGTGCACCAGGCCAACATCGAGCACCTGGCCCGCGTCACGATGGACCGCAACGGCCAGGCCTACCCCGACACCTGCGTCGGCACCGACTCCCACACCACGATGCAGAACGGCCTGGGCATCCTGGGATGGGGCGTCGGCGGCATCGAGGCCGAGGCCGCGATGCTCGGCCAGCCGATCTCGATGCTCATCCCGCGCGTCGTCGGCTTCAAGCTCACCGGCCGGCTCAACCCCGGCACCACCGCCACCGACCTGGTGCTGACCATCACCGAGATGCTCCGCGAGCACGGCGTGGTCGGCAAGTTCGTCGAGTTCTACGGCGAGGGCGTCGCCTCGGTGCCGCTGGCCAACCGCGCCACCATCGGCAACATGAGCCCGGAGTTCGGCTCCACCGCGGCGATCTTCCCGATCGACGACGAGACCATCCGGTACATGAAGCTGACCGGCCGCTCCGCCGAGCAGACCGACCTGGTCGAGGCCTACGCCAAGGAGCAGGGCCTGTGGCACGACCCGGCGCACGAGCCGGTCTACTCCGAGTACCTGGAGCTGGACCTGGCCGACGTGGTGCCGTCCATCGCCGGCCCCAAGCGCCCGCAGGACCGCATCGCGCTCAGCGCCGCCAAGCAGACCTGGCGCCGCGACGTGCACAACTACGTCACCGACGCGGTCGAGGAGGCCAGCGAGGAGTCCTTCCCGGCCTCCGACGCCCCGGCGCAGGCCGCCAACGGCCGCCCGCACAAGGCGGTCAAGGTCACCCTGGCCGACGGCACCGAGACCGAGATCGACCACGGCGCCGTCACCATCGCCGCGATCACCTCGTGCACCAACACCTCCAACCCCTCGGTCATGATCGGCGCCGCGCTGCTGGCCAAGAAGGCGGTGGAGAAGGGCCTGTCCCGCAAGCCGTGGGTGAAGACCTCGCTCGCCCCGGGCTCCAAGGTCGTCACCGACTACTACGAGCGCTCCGGCCTCACCCCCTACCTGGACAAGCTCGGCTTCAACCTGGTCGGGTACGGCTGCACCACCTGCATCGGCAACTCCGGCCCGCTGCCGGAGGAGATCTCCAAGGCGGTCCAGGACAACGACCTCGCGGTCACCGCGGTGCTCTCCGGCAACCGCAACTTCGAGGGCCGGATCAACCCGGACGTCAAGATGAACTACCTGGCGTCCCCGCCGCTGGTCGTCGCCTACGCGCTGGCCGGCTCGATGGACGTCGACATCACCACCGAGCCGCTCGGCAACGACCAGCAGGGCGACCCGGTGTACCTGTCCGACATCTGGCCCTCCCCGGAGGAGGTCCAGGAGGTCATCGACTCCGCGATCGCCTCGGACATGTACGAGCGCGCCTACTCCGACGTGTTCGCCGGCGACGAGCGGTGGCGCTCGCTGCCCACCCCGACCGGCAACACCTTCGAGTGGGAGGCCGACTCCACCTACGTGCGCAAGCCCCCGTACTTCGAGGGCATGGCCACCGAGCCGGAGCCGGTCACCGACATCACCGGTGCGCGCGTGCTGGCCAAGCTGGGCGACTCGGTCACCACCGACCACATCTCCCCGGCGGGCGCCATCAAGCCGGGCACCCCGGCCGCCGAGTACCTGAAGTCGCACGGGGTCGAGCGCAAGGACTTCAACTCCTACGGCTCCCGCCGCGGCAACCACGAGGTGATGATCCGCGGCACCTTCGCCAACATCCGGCTGCGCAACCAGATCGCGCCGGGCACCGAGGGCGGCTACACCCGCGACTTCACCCAGCCCGACGCGCCGGTGACGTTCATCTACGACGCCGCGCAGAACTACGCCGCGCAGAACACCCCGCTGGTCGTGCTGGGCGGCAAGGAGTACGGCTCCGGCTCGTCCCGCGACTGGGCGGCCAAGGGCACCCGGCTGCTCGGCGTCCGCGCCGTCATCACCGAGTCCTACGAGCGCATCCACCGCTCCAACCTGATCGGCATGGGCGTGCTGCCGCTGCAGTTCCCCGAGGGGCGGTCGGCCGACTCGCTGGGCCTCACCGGTGAGGAGACCTTCTCCATCACCGGCGTGACCGAGCTCAACGAGGGCCGCATCCCCGCCACCGTCAAGGTGTCCACCGACACCGGCGTCGAGTTCGACGCCGTGGTCCGGATCGACACCCCCGGTGAGGCCGACTACTACCGCAACGGCGGCATCCTGCAGTACGTGCTGCGCCAGCTGATCAGCGAGTAG
- a CDS encoding LLM class F420-dependent oxidoreductase: MRLRIFTEPQQGADYDTLLAVAKAAEDLGFDAFFRSDHYLKMGDVDGLPGPTDAWITLAGLARETSRIRLGTLMTAATFRHPGPLAISVAQVDRMSGGRVEFGFGAGWYEAEHAAYGIPFPASARERFDRYEEQLDVITGLWSTPVGETFRYEGRHYRLAEGPALPKPMQAPRPPVLIGGTGLKRTPRLAAAHADEYNVPFCSVEDTAAAFGRTRDAVAASGRSEPMVYSAAQVLCCGRNDAEVARRAAAIGREVEELKANGLAGTPDEIVKKIGRFAEIGAERMYLQVLDLSDLDHLELVASEVAPRVG, from the coding sequence ATGCGCTTGAGGATTTTCACCGAGCCGCAGCAGGGGGCCGACTACGACACCCTGCTGGCGGTCGCGAAGGCAGCCGAGGATCTCGGGTTCGACGCTTTTTTCCGCTCGGACCACTACCTGAAGATGGGCGACGTGGACGGCCTGCCCGGGCCGACCGACGCGTGGATCACCCTGGCCGGCCTGGCCCGGGAGACCTCGCGGATCCGGCTGGGCACCCTGATGACGGCGGCGACCTTCCGCCACCCCGGGCCATTGGCGATCAGCGTGGCCCAGGTCGACCGGATGAGCGGCGGGCGGGTGGAGTTCGGCTTCGGTGCCGGCTGGTACGAGGCCGAGCACGCCGCCTACGGCATCCCCTTCCCCGCCTCGGCCCGGGAGCGGTTCGACCGCTACGAGGAGCAGCTGGACGTCATCACCGGGCTGTGGAGCACCCCGGTGGGCGAGACGTTCCGCTACGAGGGCCGGCACTACCGGCTCGCCGAGGGGCCGGCGCTGCCCAAGCCGATGCAGGCGCCCCGCCCGCCGGTGCTCATCGGCGGAACCGGGCTCAAGCGGACCCCGCGGCTGGCCGCCGCGCACGCCGACGAGTACAACGTGCCGTTCTGCTCGGTGGAGGACACCGCGGCGGCGTTCGGCCGGACCCGGGACGCGGTGGCGGCCTCCGGGCGGAGCGAGCCGATGGTCTACTCCGCCGCCCAGGTGCTGTGCTGCGGCCGGAACGACGCCGAGGTGGCGCGGCGGGCCGCGGCGATCGGCCGCGAGGTGGAGGAGCTGAAGGCCAACGGCCTGGCGGGCACCCCCGATGAGATCGTGAAGAAGATCGGCCGGTTCGCCGAGATCGGCGCCGAGCGGATGTACCTCCAGGTGCTGGACCTGTCCGACCTGGACCACCTGGAGCTGGTGGCGTCGGAGGTGGCGCCCCGGGTGGGGTGA
- a CDS encoding class I SAM-dependent RNA methyltransferase: MSLARTMPEIGARIELRVEGVAHGGWCVGRDGDLVVFVRHTLPGERVVAQVTERTKRFLRADAVQILEASPDRVEAPCRFAGPGRCGGCDWQHASLEAQRRMKGQVVAEQLRRIAGIDREVAVEELPGTPDGLGWRTRVRYGVDADGRAGLRRHRSHELEHVDTCVIAHPEVERLGVTRLPWPGVSEVEAVASGTGGDHAVIAAPSGKRLPALPRPEASAAVLRRLKGGRTQAVRGRKGIREYVAGREYRVAAGGFWQVHPAAAETLTAAVLEALAPEPGQTALDLYCGAGLFAGALAEAVGEEGRVMGVEGQHEAVRDAAHNLRDLPWVRIEGGDVAAQLREWSDLRADIAVLDPPRSGAGPEVVSALAEMRLRRIAYVSCDPATLARDIASFAEAGFRLEGLRAFDAFPMTHHVECLAVLVKA, from the coding sequence ATGTCCCTTGCCCGAACCATGCCCGAGATCGGTGCCCGCATCGAACTGCGCGTCGAGGGGGTGGCCCACGGAGGCTGGTGCGTCGGCCGCGACGGCGACCTGGTCGTGTTCGTCCGGCACACGCTGCCGGGCGAGCGGGTGGTCGCCCAGGTCACCGAGCGCACCAAGCGGTTCCTGCGGGCCGACGCGGTGCAGATCCTGGAGGCCTCCCCGGACCGGGTCGAGGCGCCCTGCCGGTTCGCCGGCCCGGGCCGCTGCGGCGGCTGCGACTGGCAGCACGCCTCCCTGGAGGCGCAGCGCCGGATGAAGGGCCAGGTCGTCGCCGAGCAGCTGCGCCGGATCGCCGGGATCGACCGGGAGGTCGCGGTGGAGGAGCTCCCCGGCACCCCCGACGGCCTGGGCTGGCGTACCCGGGTCCGCTACGGGGTGGACGCCGACGGCAGGGCCGGGCTGCGCCGGCACCGCTCGCACGAGCTGGAGCACGTCGACACCTGCGTGATCGCCCACCCCGAGGTGGAGCGGCTCGGGGTGACCCGGCTGCCCTGGCCGGGCGTCTCCGAGGTGGAGGCGGTCGCCTCGGGCACCGGCGGCGACCACGCGGTGATCGCCGCGCCGAGCGGCAAGCGGCTGCCCGCGCTGCCCCGGCCGGAGGCCTCCGCGGCGGTGCTCCGCCGCCTCAAGGGCGGCCGCACCCAGGCGGTCCGCGGCCGCAAGGGGATCCGCGAGTACGTCGCCGGGCGCGAGTACCGGGTGGCCGCGGGCGGCTTCTGGCAGGTGCACCCGGCGGCCGCGGAGACGCTGACCGCCGCGGTGCTGGAGGCGCTCGCCCCCGAGCCCGGCCAGACCGCGCTGGACCTGTACTGCGGCGCCGGGCTGTTCGCCGGCGCGCTGGCCGAGGCCGTCGGCGAGGAGGGGCGCGTCATGGGCGTGGAGGGCCAGCACGAGGCGGTCCGCGACGCCGCCCACAACCTGCGCGACCTGCCCTGGGTGCGGATCGAGGGCGGCGACGTCGCCGCCCAGCTGCGCGAGTGGTCCGACCTGCGCGCCGACATCGCGGTCCTGGACCCGCCGCGGTCCGGCGCCGGCCCCGAGGTGGTCTCCGCGCTGGCCGAGATGCGGCTGCGCCGCATCGCCTACGTCTCCTGCGACCCGGCCACCCTGGCCCGCGACATCGCGTCCTTCGCCGAGGCCGGCTTCCGCCTGGAGGGCCTGCGCGCCTTCGACGCCTTCCCGATGACCCACCACGTGGAGTGCCTGGCGGTTCTGGTCAAGGCATAG
- a CDS encoding potassium channel family protein: MHIVILGCGRVGSTLAHALEDAGHTVAVIDRDPDAFRRLRPSTASAAVRGLGHDREVLVKAGIETASAFAAVSSGDNSNIIAARVALETFGVKHVVARIYDPRRAQVYQRLGIPTVGTVHWTAETVLRRLVPGSDGLGLGPLWRDPSGSLTMTEAPLPAAWRDRRIEQLEAALPLRVAYLVRGGEILLPRSDEALRAGDVLHILARVGDLESVQARLNAPDEGEERED; the protein is encoded by the coding sequence ATGCACATCGTGATTCTGGGCTGCGGACGGGTGGGGTCCACCCTCGCGCACGCCCTGGAGGACGCGGGGCACACCGTCGCGGTGATCGACCGCGACCCGGACGCCTTCCGGCGGCTGCGCCCCTCCACCGCCTCGGCCGCGGTGCGCGGCCTGGGGCACGACCGGGAGGTGCTGGTCAAGGCGGGCATCGAGACGGCGTCCGCGTTCGCCGCGGTGAGCAGCGGCGACAACTCCAACATCATCGCGGCCCGGGTCGCCCTGGAGACCTTCGGCGTGAAGCACGTGGTGGCGCGGATCTACGACCCCCGGCGGGCCCAGGTCTACCAGCGGCTGGGCATCCCGACCGTGGGCACCGTGCACTGGACCGCCGAGACCGTGCTGCGCCGCCTGGTGCCCGGATCCGACGGGCTCGGCCTGGGCCCGCTGTGGCGCGACCCGTCGGGCAGCCTCACCATGACCGAGGCCCCGCTCCCCGCCGCCTGGCGGGACCGGCGCATCGAGCAGCTGGAGGCGGCGCTGCCGCTGCGCGTCGCCTACCTGGTGCGCGGCGGCGAGATCCTGCTCCCGCGGAGCGACGAGGCGCTGCGCGCCGGCGACGTGCTGCACATCCTCGCCCGGGTCGGCGACCTGGAGTCGGTGCAGGCCCGGCTGAACGCGCCGGACGAGGGCGAAGAGCGGGAGGACTGA
- a CDS encoding potassium channel family protein: MRIAIAGAGAVGRSIAAELCGNGHEVLLIDRNARSIDVDALPDAEWLLADACELASLDSARLEDFDVAIAASGDDKVNLVFSLLAKSEFGVDRVIARINDPRDEWLFTEAWGVDEAVSPPRLIAGLVDGGPDARRGADGAGAAGSPVSPAETDLLEFTLTEGSPHSGAAVAELTPALPEGVVLVAVVRDGRAAPPDPATALRPGDDLVFLGGVDSAGDLGALLDPGPTGEG, from the coding sequence ATGCGGATCGCGATCGCGGGGGCCGGCGCCGTGGGGCGCTCCATCGCCGCCGAACTGTGCGGCAACGGCCACGAGGTGCTGCTGATCGACCGGAACGCACGCTCCATCGACGTGGACGCGCTGCCCGACGCGGAGTGGCTGCTGGCCGACGCCTGCGAGCTGGCCTCGCTGGACAGCGCCCGGCTGGAGGACTTCGACGTCGCCATCGCCGCCAGCGGCGACGACAAGGTCAACCTGGTCTTCTCGCTGCTGGCCAAGAGCGAGTTCGGCGTGGACCGGGTGATCGCCCGGATCAACGACCCGCGGGACGAGTGGCTGTTCACCGAGGCGTGGGGGGTGGACGAGGCGGTCTCCCCGCCGCGGCTGATCGCCGGGCTGGTCGACGGCGGCCCGGACGCCCGCCGCGGCGCGGACGGCGCCGGTGCCGCGGGCTCCCCGGTCTCGCCCGCCGAGACCGACCTGCTGGAGTTCACCCTGACCGAGGGCTCCCCGCACTCCGGGGCGGCCGTCGCCGAACTGACCCCGGCACTGCCCGAAGGGGTCGTGCTGGTCGCCGTGGTGCGCGACGGCCGGGCCGCGCCGCCCGACCCGGCGACCGCGCTGCGCCCCGGCGACGACCTGGTCTTCCTCGGCGGTGTCGACTCCGCCGGGGACCTCGGCGCGCTGCTCGACCCCGGTCCCACCGGCGAGGGGTAG
- a CDS encoding DUF3159 domain-containing protein has protein sequence MTERQRAAEETGAEAEGGGPAEREEVSEHTVEAVVRAQLAKALGGKRGMVEAAVPTIGFTVSYLVTQNLQLALGLGIGAALVLAAVRLAQRSSVQFVFNSLFGIAIAAVFALRSGDAEDFALPGIIYNAVYAAVLTLSILVRWPAIGLLIGAVTGDPTGWRANPAVVRLSSRLTWLLVLPCVVRVAVQLPLWAAEKYDIASTFAFLGVAKIAMGWPLQVAALAAMVWILARGKTPMTDDTGLTGPSDEEPDTDRRTPPAP, from the coding sequence ATGACCGAGCGGCAGCGGGCGGCGGAGGAGACCGGCGCGGAGGCGGAGGGCGGCGGCCCGGCCGAGCGCGAGGAGGTCTCCGAGCACACGGTGGAGGCCGTGGTCCGCGCGCAGCTCGCCAAGGCGCTCGGCGGCAAGCGCGGCATGGTCGAGGCGGCGGTGCCCACGATCGGCTTCACCGTCTCCTACCTGGTCACGCAGAACCTCCAGCTCGCCCTGGGGCTGGGGATCGGCGCCGCCCTGGTGCTGGCCGCGGTGCGCCTGGCGCAGCGCTCCTCGGTGCAGTTCGTCTTCAACAGCCTGTTCGGCATCGCCATCGCGGCGGTCTTCGCGCTGCGCAGCGGCGACGCCGAGGACTTCGCGCTGCCCGGCATCATCTACAACGCGGTCTACGCCGCGGTGCTCACCCTGAGCATCCTCGTCCGCTGGCCGGCGATAGGGCTGCTGATCGGCGCGGTCACCGGCGATCCGACCGGCTGGCGGGCCAACCCCGCGGTGGTCCGGCTCAGCTCCCGGCTGACCTGGCTGCTGGTGCTGCCCTGCGTGGTGCGGGTCGCGGTGCAGCTGCCGCTGTGGGCCGCGGAGAAGTACGACATCGCCTCCACCTTCGCCTTCCTCGGCGTCGCCAAGATCGCGATGGGCTGGCCGCTCCAGGTCGCCGCGCTGGCCGCCATGGTCTGGATCCTGGCCCGCGGCAAGACGCCGATGACCGACGACACCGGCCTGACCGGCCCCTCCGACGAGGAGCCCGACACCGACCGGCGCACCCCGCCGGCACCGTGA
- a CDS encoding serpin family protein, whose amino-acid sequence MRRRPPLHPDHLAFALSLDAGLRGGGSHVWSPYSVGEALGLVATGARGATRTELDGLLGRDLGAHLRALEEAVAPDGSGGPELETATSLWTRGDLRIEPDFERALTARRSASVRTADFAGDPEGVRKAANAEVAEATHGLITDLLRSGDITVATQALLLNALWVRLLWTDPFDPAQTAPQPFRSPAGAVPAAMMRRQGRMPYAEAGGWAMVTLGSEHDLALDVLLPPDDGAAPRPALTAGALSGLYAALSTEEVRLSLPRFEISSRTLLSGALAAAGVRTVFTADADLSGIADRRLLIDEVVHQALLRVDERGAEGAAATAVVMRTMSLTPPKPPKVFTADRPFAFVLRRRSAALFLGTITAPEDPGPAE is encoded by the coding sequence ATGCGCCGACGCCCGCCGCTCCACCCCGACCACCTGGCGTTCGCCCTGTCCCTGGACGCCGGCCTGCGCGGCGGCGGATCGCACGTCTGGTCGCCCTACTCGGTGGGCGAGGCGCTCGGCCTGGTCGCCACCGGGGCGCGCGGCGCCACCCGCACCGAGCTGGACGGGCTGCTCGGCCGCGACCTCGGCGCCCACCTGCGCGCCCTGGAGGAGGCGGTGGCCCCGGACGGCTCGGGCGGGCCGGAACTGGAGACCGCCACCTCCCTGTGGACCCGCGGCGACCTGCGGATCGAGCCCGACTTCGAGCGCGCGCTCACCGCGCGCCGCTCGGCGTCGGTGCGCACCGCCGACTTCGCCGGCGACCCGGAGGGGGTGCGCAAGGCCGCCAACGCCGAGGTGGCCGAGGCGACCCACGGGCTCATCACCGACCTGCTCCGCTCCGGCGACATCACGGTGGCCACCCAGGCGCTGCTGCTCAACGCGCTGTGGGTGCGGCTGCTGTGGACCGACCCGTTCGACCCGGCGCAGACCGCCCCGCAGCCGTTCCGCTCCCCCGCCGGCGCGGTGCCGGCGGCGATGATGCGCCGGCAGGGCCGGATGCCCTACGCCGAGGCCGGCGGGTGGGCCATGGTGACCCTGGGCAGCGAGCACGACCTCGCCCTGGACGTGCTGCTGCCGCCGGACGACGGCGCCGCCCCGCGGCCCGCGCTCACCGCCGGGGCGCTGTCCGGCCTGTACGCCGCGCTCTCCACCGAGGAGGTGCGCCTCTCACTGCCCCGGTTCGAGATCTCCTCCCGGACGCTGCTCTCCGGTGCGCTCGCCGCCGCCGGGGTGCGCACGGTCTTCACCGCCGACGCCGACCTGAGCGGGATCGCCGACCGCCGCCTGCTCATCGACGAAGTGGTCCACCAGGCGCTGCTCCGGGTCGACGAGCGCGGCGCCGAGGGGGCGGCGGCCACCGCCGTGGTCATGCGCACCATGTCGCTGACCCCGCCGAAGCCGCCCAAGGTTTTCACCGCCGACCGCCCCTTCGCGTTCGTGCTGCGCCGCCGCTCCGCCGCGCTGTTCCTCGGCACGATCACCGCCCCCGAGGACCCGGGGCCGGCCGAGTAG
- a CDS encoding DUF3710 domain-containing protein: MFGRRGKKSGKKSAAEAAEETPLARARTEEPDKEADRHRALGPWDASEDVPEYPRVDLGCLRVPVGERTQIRFDMTRGEQIVGVTLINDTSAVQVQAFAAPKTSGLWDELREELREQITQQGGKAEEFDGTFGPELRALVPVEGRTTEDGRQLGQRMRFIGVDGPRWVLRGVIRGEGAVKPEVMAQVEDVFQKIVVVRGDEPVPPREMLKIVVPKEIQEQIKAQRAQQAAQREAARQAQAPAAGAAEQDRTAPPAS, encoded by the coding sequence GTGTTCGGACGCCGAGGCAAGAAGAGCGGGAAGAAGAGCGCCGCCGAGGCCGCGGAGGAGACGCCGCTCGCCCGTGCCCGGACGGAGGAGCCGGACAAGGAGGCCGACCGGCACCGCGCCCTGGGCCCCTGGGACGCCTCCGAGGACGTCCCCGAGTACCCCAGGGTCGACCTGGGGTGCCTGCGCGTTCCGGTGGGGGAGCGGACCCAGATCCGGTTCGACATGACGCGCGGCGAGCAGATCGTCGGCGTCACCCTGATCAACGACACCTCCGCGGTGCAGGTGCAGGCGTTCGCCGCGCCCAAGACCAGCGGGCTCTGGGACGAGCTGCGCGAGGAGCTGCGCGAGCAGATCACCCAGCAGGGCGGCAAGGCCGAGGAGTTCGACGGCACCTTCGGGCCCGAGCTGCGCGCCCTGGTCCCGGTCGAGGGGCGCACCACCGAGGACGGCCGCCAGCTCGGCCAGCGGATGCGCTTCATCGGGGTGGACGGCCCGCGCTGGGTGCTGCGCGGCGTCATCCGCGGCGAGGGCGCGGTCAAGCCCGAGGTGATGGCCCAGGTGGAGGACGTCTTCCAGAAGATCGTCGTGGTCCGCGGCGATGAGCCGGTCCCGCCCCGGGAGATGCTCAAGATCGTGGTGCCCAAGGAGATCCAGGAGCAGATCAAGGCCCAGCGAGCCCAGCAGGCCGCCCAGCGCGAGGCCGCCCGGCAGGCGCAGGCCCCGGCGGCCGGCGCCGCCGAGCAGGACCGCACCGCCCCGCCCGCCTCCTGA